A genomic region of bacterium contains the following coding sequences:
- a CDS encoding DUF1579 domain-containing protein — MKKIITIVALCGLISACTTTKTTTTTTTTPTQAAQAPQMSHEQMMAAWEKAGTPGDAHKTLNAFAGKWNTTTKSYYSPDGTPAVSKGSVENSWILGGRFLQEKYKGQMMGKPFEGLALTGYDNSKGAYVSTWTDNMTTGVMNSTGTFDPQTKTFTYLGSYTCPVTGQTIYSTMKSQLVSNDKHMFEMYEAFDPKGADQRKVLEIEYTRAGKAKAATN, encoded by the coding sequence ATGAAAAAAATAATCACAATTGTCGCTCTCTGTGGATTAATTTCTGCATGCACTACGACAAAAACTACAACCACAACAACAACTACCCCAACTCAAGCCGCTCAAGCACCACAAATGTCTCATGAGCAAATGATGGCAGCTTGGGAAAAGGCTGGAACTCCGGGCGATGCTCATAAAACATTAAATGCCTTTGCTGGTAAATGGAATACGACAACTAAGTCTTATTACTCACCTGACGGAACCCCGGCAGTATCTAAAGGATCAGTTGAAAATTCTTGGATTCTAGGAGGACGCTTCTTACAGGAAAAATACAAAGGTCAGATGATGGGCAAACCGTTTGAAGGCTTAGCGCTAACTGGTTATGACAATTCTAAGGGTGCTTATGTCAGCACTTGGACTGATAACATGACAACTGGCGTGATGAATAGCACGGGAACGTTCGATCCACAGACCAAGACTTTTACTTATCTTGGATCTTACACTTGCCCAGTCACAGGCCAAACAATTTATTCGACAATGAAATCGCAACTAGTCAGTAACGATAAGCATATGTTCGAAATGTATGAAGCGTTTGATCCTAAAGGAGCAGATCAGCGTAAAGTACTTGAAATCGAATATACTCGCGCTGGTAAAGCAAAAGCAGCAACAAACTAA
- a CDS encoding cation:proton antiporter yields MKYKLIACAILCSFAVPALAGGAAAQGSVSKDTLAIMILGIAVMMIGALTLRFLLARFKVPNLVCDIAAGVFLGPTILGKILPHDQFERLLPTPGSTEATILQGVAWLAVFMLLYEAGYDVNIKSIMRTGKVAFLTGGLGAIITGAIAFVGTLICLQNQIIVIAQGKHIAFAAFMACIMAIAAMVVVVRMLGDLGLSRSDYASTLLSGYALNEVIAWGAVSVLIGITAPSKAGMSPWITVSVTLCACVFSLTLGQKLAEAFLQKINKQQGFDALSPWTIGLVFAWVGVMYLLGLNPMFGFFTAGLALSSSKIVTEEMVERQTRLLKEIGVPLFFVWIGLRVDLAKSFDLALVLFVLGLSILAKYVGTYLPLLFVKMHRWERHALCVGFLPGGVTRVAVAEVARTAGLIPDAVFVAILVSVMVSSSGVSLALDRMVGSIDGARLRASLVDDQIVFIGSNTERSVTMRDAMELLLARIFEQRPEIDKLIENKYAALLAILEREEETPSITFTRIAFPYLEVEGLTAPLVVIGVGARRIEWSHGDVRKPSIIVLSLIPAGDPHLATSFQRSLRLAMKPHGSEVPGECRNAFVDRSDPAIAFKLLSGKSPRSKKFHDRDEGLQVNAAI; encoded by the coding sequence ATGAAGTATAAACTCATCGCTTGTGCGATACTCTGCTCATTTGCAGTTCCCGCACTAGCAGGAGGAGCTGCCGCTCAAGGATCCGTGTCGAAAGACACGCTGGCAATCATGATCCTTGGCATCGCCGTAATGATGATCGGAGCGTTGACGCTTCGGTTCTTACTTGCACGCTTCAAGGTCCCGAATCTGGTTTGCGATATTGCTGCCGGAGTCTTCCTTGGACCGACTATTTTGGGCAAAATATTGCCCCACGACCAGTTTGAACGGTTGCTTCCTACACCAGGGTCAACCGAGGCTACGATCTTGCAAGGCGTTGCTTGGCTTGCTGTCTTCATGCTGCTTTACGAGGCAGGCTACGATGTCAACATCAAAAGCATTATGCGCACGGGGAAAGTTGCCTTCCTAACAGGTGGGCTTGGAGCCATAATCACAGGCGCCATTGCCTTCGTCGGGACGCTAATCTGTTTGCAAAATCAGATCATCGTAATTGCTCAGGGCAAACACATTGCTTTCGCAGCATTTATGGCTTGCATCATGGCCATTGCAGCTATGGTAGTAGTCGTGCGTATGCTCGGAGATTTGGGACTAAGTCGCAGTGACTATGCCTCGACCTTGCTGAGTGGCTACGCGTTAAACGAAGTTATCGCCTGGGGTGCAGTTTCGGTACTGATCGGAATCACCGCTCCCAGTAAAGCCGGCATGAGCCCATGGATTACGGTTAGTGTCACACTTTGCGCTTGCGTCTTCTCGTTAACGCTTGGCCAGAAGTTGGCTGAAGCGTTTCTCCAGAAAATCAACAAGCAGCAAGGCTTTGATGCACTCTCGCCGTGGACGATCGGGTTAGTTTTTGCTTGGGTTGGCGTGATGTATCTGCTGGGTTTGAATCCGATGTTCGGGTTTTTCACTGCAGGACTTGCGTTGTCCTCGAGTAAAATCGTCACTGAAGAAATGGTCGAAAGACAGACGCGTCTACTCAAAGAGATTGGAGTTCCGCTGTTTTTCGTCTGGATTGGCCTACGGGTCGACCTAGCAAAGAGTTTCGACTTAGCCCTTGTGCTTTTCGTGCTCGGGCTGTCGATATTGGCGAAATACGTTGGAACCTACTTGCCACTACTTTTTGTCAAGATGCACCGCTGGGAGCGTCATGCTCTTTGTGTTGGTTTCTTGCCGGGTGGCGTAACGCGAGTAGCCGTTGCTGAGGTTGCACGAACTGCTGGGCTCATTCCCGATGCAGTTTTTGTGGCGATTTTGGTTTCAGTCATGGTTTCATCAAGTGGCGTTTCGCTTGCACTCGATCGCATGGTCGGGAGCATTGATGGTGCGAGGTTACGCGCTAGCTTGGTTGACGATCAAATCGTCTTCATCGGCAGTAATACCGAGCGGTCAGTGACAATGCGAGACGCCATGGAACTCTTGCTTGCCAGGATCTTCGAGCAACGTCCTGAAATTGACAAGTTGATCGAGAACAAATATGCAGCTCTGCTTGCGATCCTAGAGCGCGAGGAAGAAACCCCGTCGATTACTTTTACGCGTATTGCTTTTCCTTACCTTGAAGTTGAAGGTCTCACAGCACCTTTAGTCGTGATTGGTGTGGGGGCAAGGCGTATTGAGTGGTCGCATGGCGATGTGAGAAAACCCTCGATTATCGTGCTCAGTCTCATTCCTGCTGGAGATCCTCATCTGGCTACATCGTTCCAGCGCTCACTACGCTTGGCGATGAAACCTCATGGAAGTGAAGTTCCTGGAGAGTGTCGTAATGCTTTCGTTGATCGGAGCGATCCAGCGATTGCATTTAAGCTGCTCTCAGGAAAGTCTCCACGCAGTAAGAAATTCCATGATCGCGATGAAGGGCTTCAAGTAAATGCTGCAATCTAA
- a CDS encoding alpha/beta hydrolase — MKIIRLVNNSWSESQGALGTGNFVNFKGEKNSTVYVPELRYQTEIHDPAKPVIVFIPGAEAPTTFGDIPNWLVELGYDVFVAPLAGFGTRPERLRYLTDRDISVQLEKDLTSLLEHSRYVSEGVTSVYIVAASYGALQAVNLASKQFARTNFLGRHMRIVGMHLLSPAFELKDWRVSILRRTYKFKPLYGLLCMLFLHGKENTLKWYCSRANQAELSRFCTAHWVYPYLPRSFFGEYISTACLAQKLFKSLRCRVTVFYGRKDVLVRARPDLLNNTDTTTTFLENSGHFVCLDNSSREVRESIKSHVERSVWWHERSYGGR; from the coding sequence ATGAAAATCATACGACTCGTCAACAATTCTTGGAGCGAGTCGCAAGGCGCGCTTGGAACAGGAAATTTCGTCAACTTCAAGGGAGAAAAGAACAGCACTGTTTACGTTCCCGAGCTTCGTTACCAGACTGAAATTCACGACCCGGCCAAGCCGGTGATTGTTTTTATCCCTGGAGCTGAAGCACCTACGACTTTCGGCGATATACCAAACTGGTTAGTTGAGCTCGGCTACGATGTATTTGTCGCGCCCTTGGCAGGATTTGGCACCCGCCCTGAGCGACTTAGATATCTAACCGATCGCGACATCAGCGTTCAATTAGAAAAGGACCTAACCTCCCTACTTGAGCACTCACGCTACGTCAGTGAGGGAGTAACAAGCGTATACATCGTTGCTGCATCTTATGGAGCTCTGCAAGCGGTTAATTTGGCTAGTAAGCAGTTTGCCCGAACAAACTTTCTTGGTCGCCACATGCGCATCGTTGGTATGCACTTACTGTCGCCAGCATTCGAGCTGAAGGACTGGAGAGTGAGCATCCTGAGGCGGACCTATAAGTTCAAGCCACTTTACGGACTACTTTGTATGCTTTTCTTACACGGCAAAGAAAATACGTTGAAGTGGTATTGTTCCCGGGCGAATCAAGCTGAATTGTCAAGATTCTGCACGGCGCATTGGGTTTACCCATATTTACCACGGAGCTTCTTCGGTGAATATATTTCAACTGCGTGCCTTGCACAAAAACTGTTCAAGTCGTTGCGTTGCCGCGTGACTGTGTTCTATGGAAGAAAGGATGTGCTTGTGAGAGCACGTCCGGACCTACTCAACAATACAGACACAACAACAACTTTTCTAGAAAATTCTGGGCATTTTGTTTGCCTGGACAACTCCAGTAGAGAAGTAAGAGAGAGCATTAAAAGCCATGTCGAGCGGTCTGTCTGGTGGCATGAACGAAGTTACGGGGGGAGATGA
- the secG gene encoding preprotein translocase subunit SecG, with the protein MASLITTIHIFCAILLVLIVLLQHGRGADLGASFGGGSQTLFGAGGADNLLIRVTTILALVFLTTSLVLARSTGKVTPLNNGNLFKTTPTQTTPAGEPVAKDKPQATSPTPQAEASTEPAAQTTTATPAETVTVEPVVAAPATTSATTPTTTPAAQVPAEKPAEAAPAGR; encoded by the coding sequence ATGGCTTCATTGATCACAACAATTCACATTTTTTGCGCGATTCTTTTAGTGCTGATTGTGCTCTTACAGCATGGACGTGGAGCCGATTTAGGTGCTTCATTTGGTGGCGGCAGCCAAACGTTATTTGGCGCAGGCGGCGCAGATAATCTTTTAATTCGTGTGACGACGATTTTAGCTCTTGTTTTTCTGACAACTTCTCTAGTGCTCGCACGTAGCACTGGGAAGGTCACTCCTTTAAACAACGGAAATTTATTTAAAACCACACCTACACAAACTACTCCCGCAGGCGAACCGGTCGCAAAAGACAAGCCACAAGCAACAAGCCCAACACCACAAGCTGAAGCAAGCACTGAGCCTGCAGCGCAAACTACTACAGCTACACCTGCTGAAACTGTCACTGTTGAGCCAGTTGTCGCTGCACCAGCAACAACTTCGGCAACTACACCGACAACTACTCCGGCAGCACAAGTTCCAGCTGAAAAACCTGCTGAAGCAGCGCCTGCCGGTCGATAA
- a CDS encoding triose-phosphate isomerase codes for MQKPIFIGNWKMNKSGAEACQYLERFAPAVTAAKLSDQAEIVLAVPYTLIETMQRELTRHKATIALAAQNVHWLPSGAHTGEISAPMLKEFGVSHVLVGHSERRQFYGESDEGVFKRAEACLGAGLIPIICIGETGDEYKRGISREVVSLQIKNGISKLPKPQVIQAIIAYEPVWAIGTGLSATPEIAALMHSHIRSELNQVFGPTLGEQIRVIYGGSASRDNAQRLCNSPEIDGLLPGGASLDADHFLDLIKAGIKKQ; via the coding sequence ATGCAAAAGCCAATTTTTATCGGTAACTGGAAGATGAATAAGTCTGGCGCGGAAGCTTGCCAGTACTTGGAGCGTTTTGCGCCAGCCGTAACAGCAGCAAAATTATCCGACCAAGCCGAGATTGTTTTAGCCGTACCATACACCTTAATAGAAACAATGCAGCGCGAGCTGACGCGGCACAAGGCGACAATCGCGCTTGCCGCGCAAAACGTACATTGGCTGCCATCTGGTGCACACACGGGTGAAATTTCTGCGCCGATGCTCAAAGAATTTGGGGTGTCTCATGTTTTAGTTGGACATTCAGAGCGCCGTCAATTTTATGGCGAAAGCGATGAAGGTGTTTTTAAGCGCGCTGAAGCTTGTCTTGGCGCAGGCTTAATCCCGATTATCTGCATCGGTGAAACAGGTGATGAGTATAAGCGTGGAATTTCACGTGAAGTTGTTTCCCTGCAGATTAAAAATGGAATTTCTAAACTCCCTAAGCCACAAGTTATACAAGCAATCATCGCTTATGAGCCGGTCTGGGCAATTGGCACTGGACTTTCGGCAACACCTGAAATCGCGGCACTGATGCATAGCCATATTCGTAGCGAATTGAATCAAGTTTTCGGACCAACATTGGGCGAGCAAATCCGTGTGATTTATGGTGGCTCAGCAAGTCGAGATAACGCACAACGGCTATGTAATTCACCTGAAATTGACGGTTTGCTACCAGGTGGGGCAAGTCTAGACGCAGATCATTTTTTAGATTTAATTAAAGCTGGCATAAAAAAACAATAA
- a CDS encoding response regulator — MHTKKIIDFFTLPAAIVTKAGIVVARNRVLEVAIPAIQDQLNIVALVTPVDGGKIKVDHEWSGLVEVEGEEEAQLLSILPFDQETVLFLFGREKGQRRRSTLHLERIGSIAGSVAHDLNNILTGILGHVSFLRLSFSKDPALVESLLAIEEGAKRAAALTGQVLSFARDEKTELKPIELSQVVRTSLALIRGALPPTISIESHLVGSGFTVYGDEGKLSQVLMNLLVNARDALPQGGRVDVFLAKVIVDTSETRGQVVLNPGEYIRLSVIDNGTGISEEIKAKIFEPFFTTKDANGTGLGLATVKRVVEGMKGAIEVTSDAGRGAQFHVYFPAMQAASTSVSSLTSVPTKEDASARVSTNQGQGKVLVIDDEQVVRQVVQRSLEHFGYLVETAADGIAGLEKLKDTAFDLILLDMMMPKMSGEEVFRRARELVPTQKVLLMSGFVSEKRAQAVLDAGGKGFIHKPFSVEDLSRAVHACLSD, encoded by the coding sequence TTGCATACAAAGAAAATCATAGATTTCTTTACTCTGCCTGCGGCAATTGTGACCAAGGCTGGGATAGTGGTTGCGCGGAATCGCGTCTTGGAAGTTGCTATTCCAGCAATTCAGGATCAACTCAATATTGTAGCACTCGTGACACCCGTTGATGGTGGAAAAATAAAAGTCGACCACGAATGGTCTGGGCTGGTTGAAGTCGAAGGCGAAGAAGAAGCGCAACTCCTCAGCATTTTACCATTTGATCAAGAAACGGTTTTATTTCTCTTCGGGCGTGAAAAAGGGCAGCGCCGTCGTTCAACTTTGCATTTGGAACGAATCGGATCAATCGCAGGAAGCGTTGCTCACGACTTAAACAATATCCTCACAGGGATTCTGGGCCACGTCTCGTTTTTGAGATTGTCTTTCTCAAAAGATCCAGCTCTGGTCGAATCGCTACTAGCGATTGAAGAGGGCGCCAAGCGCGCTGCTGCCTTAACTGGGCAAGTTTTGTCGTTTGCGCGAGATGAAAAAACAGAACTTAAGCCAATTGAATTGTCACAAGTCGTACGCACCAGCCTAGCGCTAATCCGTGGAGCGTTGCCGCCGACAATTTCGATTGAAAGCCACTTGGTCGGGAGTGGTTTTACGGTCTATGGCGATGAAGGCAAACTTAGCCAAGTGCTCATGAATTTATTGGTTAATGCCCGCGATGCGCTGCCGCAAGGTGGCCGAGTGGACGTTTTTCTGGCCAAAGTCATAGTTGATACGAGTGAAACTCGCGGGCAAGTCGTTTTAAATCCCGGAGAATATATCCGGCTCTCAGTGATCGATAACGGCACAGGGATCTCTGAAGAAATTAAGGCGAAAATCTTTGAACCATTTTTCACAACCAAAGATGCCAATGGAACTGGTTTAGGTTTGGCCACTGTCAAGCGTGTGGTTGAGGGTATGAAAGGCGCAATTGAAGTAACTTCAGACGCAGGTCGTGGAGCTCAATTTCATGTTTATTTCCCGGCAATGCAAGCCGCCTCTACTAGCGTTAGCTCCTTAACCTCGGTTCCAACTAAAGAGGATGCTTCAGCGCGAGTTAGTACTAATCAAGGGCAGGGCAAAGTCCTTGTGATTGATGATGAGCAAGTTGTGCGCCAAGTTGTGCAGCGTAGTTTAGAACATTTCGGTTACCTCGTAGAAACTGCTGCTGATGGAATTGCTGGACTTGAAAAACTCAAAGACACTGCTTTCGACTTGATTTTACTTGATATGATGATGCCCAAGATGTCAGGCGAAGAAGTCTTTCGCAGAGCACGCGAACTTGTGCCCACGCAAAAAGTTCTCTTGATGAGTGGATTTGTTAGTGAAAAACGCGCGCAAGCTGTGCTTGATGCTGGAGGTAAAGGGTTTATTCATAAGCCATTCTCGGTTGAGGATCTATCACGCGCCGTCCACGCCTGCCTTTCAGACTAG
- the gap gene encoding type I glyceraldehyde-3-phosphate dehydrogenase translates to MALKYAVNGFGRIGRNIVRLAAQDPSIKLVAINDLTDAQTLAHLLKYDSVHGKMAAEISATDNSITVNGSTIKVTAEKDPSKVGWSNYGADVVLECTGVFTAKEKAAVHLGGSVKKVIISAPANDSDITMVYGVNHKNYQASEHHIISNGSCTTNCLAPVAKVIFDNFGIVRGMMTTVHSYTNDQRILDLPHKDLRRARAAALSMIPTSTGAAKALALVIPELKGKLDGLAVRVPTPNVSLVDFVCEVEKDVTTEEINKALITASGGSLQGVLAVTDEPLVSTDFNGSTYSSTVDLSQTMVLGKRMVKVLSWYDNEMGFSKRMIDVMKFITA, encoded by the coding sequence ATGGCTCTTAAATATGCAGTTAATGGTTTTGGTCGAATTGGTAGAAATATCGTGCGCCTGGCTGCGCAGGACCCAAGTATCAAGCTAGTTGCAATCAATGACCTAACCGACGCCCAAACCCTAGCACATCTTCTCAAGTATGACTCTGTGCACGGCAAAATGGCTGCAGAAATCTCAGCAACTGACAATTCAATTACTGTCAACGGTTCGACCATTAAAGTTACTGCAGAAAAAGACCCCAGCAAAGTCGGCTGGTCAAACTATGGGGCCGACGTGGTTTTAGAGTGCACCGGCGTTTTTACAGCAAAAGAAAAAGCTGCGGTCCATCTTGGTGGCAGTGTTAAAAAAGTCATCATCTCCGCACCGGCCAACGATTCAGATATTACCATGGTCTATGGAGTTAACCACAAAAACTATCAAGCATCTGAACATCATATTATTTCCAACGGCTCATGCACGACAAACTGCCTAGCACCGGTAGCAAAAGTAATCTTTGATAATTTTGGAATTGTTCGTGGAATGATGACCACAGTGCATTCCTATACAAACGATCAGCGCATTCTTGATTTACCACATAAAGACTTACGACGCGCGCGCGCAGCTGCGCTTTCGATGATCCCCACATCAACTGGTGCGGCAAAAGCGCTGGCATTGGTAATTCCGGAGCTAAAAGGCAAGCTCGATGGCTTGGCCGTGCGCGTGCCCACGCCCAATGTTTCGCTGGTGGATTTTGTCTGCGAAGTCGAGAAGGACGTAACGACAGAAGAAATCAACAAAGCTTTAATCACCGCTTCTGGCGGAAGCCTGCAAGGCGTTTTAGCTGTAACTGACGAGCCCCTTGTGAGTACGGACTTTAATGGTTCAACCTACTCTTCAACAGTCGATCTTTCGCAAACGATGGTACTCGGTAAGCGCATGGTCAAAGTTTTGAGCTGGTACGATAACGAAATGGGCTTTTCTAAGCGCATGATCGATGTGATGAAATTTATTACAGCTTAA